A stretch of the Fodinicurvata sediminis DSM 21159 genome encodes the following:
- a CDS encoding D-alanine--D-alanine ligase — MTAMKILVLYGGPSVERDVSLVSGQACADALRGLGHEVELFDFTGDVPALVQTLEKRPSVVFNALHGRYGEDGSVQGLLDLMQLPYTHSGRLASALAMDKAVAKKVLESAGLRCPGGSVMARETVLAGDPLPRPYVVKPVCEGSSMGVVIVQPGANDLPFTHADWPFGEEVLVEPYIQGRELTVSVMVDHALAVTELRPRQGFYDYTAKYTEGKTEHILPAPVSSHVYEAAMAQAVAAHKALGCRGVSRADFRYDDQQENETDTGLYLLEVNTQPGMTPLSLVPEQAAHLGIPFNELVQWMVEQASCD; from the coding sequence ATGACGGCGATGAAGATTCTCGTTCTCTATGGCGGCCCCTCGGTCGAGCGGGATGTTTCACTGGTCAGCGGCCAGGCCTGTGCCGATGCCTTGCGCGGCCTGGGTCACGAGGTCGAATTGTTCGACTTCACGGGGGATGTGCCGGCCCTGGTCCAGACCCTGGAGAAACGGCCGTCTGTGGTCTTCAATGCCCTGCACGGACGCTATGGCGAGGATGGCTCTGTACAGGGGCTGCTGGATCTGATGCAGCTTCCCTACACGCATTCGGGACGCCTCGCCTCGGCGCTTGCCATGGACAAGGCGGTTGCCAAGAAAGTCCTGGAATCAGCCGGCCTGCGCTGTCCGGGCGGCTCGGTGATGGCACGGGAAACCGTCCTTGCCGGCGATCCGCTGCCACGTCCCTATGTGGTCAAGCCGGTTTGTGAGGGCTCTTCCATGGGCGTGGTCATCGTCCAGCCGGGCGCCAATGATCTGCCCTTTACCCATGCAGACTGGCCGTTTGGCGAAGAGGTCCTGGTCGAGCCCTATATCCAGGGACGCGAACTCACCGTATCGGTCATGGTGGACCATGCGCTGGCGGTCACTGAGCTGCGGCCCCGACAGGGTTTCTACGACTACACGGCAAAGTATACGGAAGGCAAAACCGAGCACATCCTGCCGGCGCCTGTTTCGAGCCACGTGTACGAGGCCGCCATGGCGCAGGCCGTGGCCGCGCACAAGGCCCTTGGGTGCCGGGGCGTGAGCCGGGCCGATTTCCGCTACGACGATCAGCAGGAAAACGAGACGGATACAGGTCTCTATCTGCTCGAGGTCAACACCCAGCCCGGAATGACGCCGCTGAGCCTGGTTCCGGAACAGGCAGCGCATCTGGGTATTCCCTTCAACGAACTCGTCCAGTGGATGGTGGAGCAGGCATCATGCGACTGA
- the murB gene encoding UDP-N-acetylmuramate dehydrogenase, which produces MSEAAFSNNLLPRLPEVRGRYSENAKLANVTWFRVGGPAEVLFKPADRDDLIHFLQEKPADVPVTLLGVGSNLLVRDGGLPGVVIRLGRLFATIEAEDDRLVCGAGALDVNIAEMARREGLSGLEFLCGIPGTLGGALRMNAGAYQSELKDVLIGAEALTAEGEVKALDPESMGLSYRHAAVPEDWIFTGAVLQGQAGDALEIERRMEEIRTARGDSQPVRSRTGGSTFKNPPGEKAWQLIERAGCRGLTVGGAQVSEQHCNFLINTGTATAADLENLGEEVRRRVQETTGILLEWEIRRLGLPEGESS; this is translated from the coding sequence ATGAGCGAAGCCGCCTTCTCCAACAATCTCCTGCCCCGCCTGCCCGAGGTTCGGGGGCGCTACAGTGAGAATGCCAAGTTGGCCAATGTCACCTGGTTCCGTGTGGGCGGTCCCGCCGAGGTTCTGTTCAAGCCGGCCGATCGTGACGACCTGATCCACTTCCTTCAGGAAAAGCCGGCCGATGTGCCGGTCACGCTGCTGGGCGTCGGCTCGAATCTGCTGGTGCGCGACGGTGGCCTGCCGGGTGTCGTCATCCGTCTGGGGCGGCTTTTTGCAACCATCGAAGCTGAAGACGATCGCCTTGTTTGCGGTGCCGGCGCATTGGACGTGAACATTGCCGAGATGGCCCGGCGCGAGGGCTTGAGTGGCCTGGAGTTCCTCTGTGGCATACCCGGAACACTGGGCGGCGCCCTGCGCATGAATGCCGGCGCCTATCAGAGCGAACTCAAGGATGTCCTGATCGGCGCCGAGGCCCTGACAGCCGAGGGGGAGGTCAAGGCCCTGGACCCCGAGAGCATGGGGCTGTCATATCGCCACGCTGCGGTGCCTGAGGACTGGATCTTCACGGGTGCCGTGCTGCAGGGGCAGGCCGGCGATGCCCTGGAGATCGAGCGCCGAATGGAGGAAATCCGTACGGCACGCGGGGACAGTCAACCGGTGCGCAGCCGTACGGGAGGCAGCACCTTCAAGAATCCGCCGGGCGAGAAGGCCTGGCAGTTGATCGAGCGGGCAGGCTGCCGTGGCTTGACTGTGGGCGGGGCCCAGGTCTCGGAGCAGCACTGCAACTTCCTGATTAACACCGGAACGGCCACGGCCGCGGACCTGGAGAACCTGGGCGAAGAGGTCCGCCGACGTGTGCAAGAGACCACTGGAATCCTGCTGGAATGGGAAATCCGGCGACTTGGCTTGCCAGAGGGGGAGAGCTCATGA
- a CDS encoding cell division protein FtsQ/DivIB encodes MRLKRGAEKKRKESKRRAPAGRRLHERLPLNGFRRYLPRLILIAVLGAVAGWLWQSGSLQRTAEWSVASYYATTAEWGLAVNEVMVEGRKKTERKLVLEQLEVRRGTPILAFNPQDARRRLEELPWVERAEVERRLPDHIFIRLHEREAMALWQKERKLQLIDSRGEVISGVRAKGYSHLPLVVGPGAAKHATEMLGILQGEPELAAQVEALVRVSERRWNVKLENGVEIQLPETDAAEAWRQLARVEQEQGLFNRDVEIVDLRLPDRLIIRTLSGQRPPGPQQAKGTDT; translated from the coding sequence ATGCGACTGAAACGCGGTGCAGAGAAAAAGCGCAAGGAAAGCAAGCGGCGCGCACCGGCCGGTCGGCGGCTGCACGAGCGTCTGCCGCTGAATGGATTTCGCCGATATCTGCCGCGCCTGATCCTGATCGCAGTCCTGGGCGCCGTGGCCGGTTGGCTGTGGCAGTCCGGAAGCCTGCAGCGTACCGCTGAATGGTCGGTTGCCAGCTATTACGCCACCACGGCGGAGTGGGGCCTGGCCGTCAACGAGGTCATGGTCGAAGGGCGCAAGAAGACGGAGCGCAAACTCGTGCTCGAGCAGTTGGAGGTTCGTCGTGGCACTCCGATCCTGGCCTTCAATCCACAGGATGCCCGCCGTCGGCTGGAGGAACTGCCCTGGGTTGAACGCGCCGAGGTCGAACGCCGACTGCCGGATCACATCTTCATCCGTCTGCACGAGCGAGAAGCCATGGCCCTCTGGCAAAAGGAGCGCAAGCTGCAGCTTATCGACAGTCGCGGTGAGGTGATTTCCGGTGTGCGCGCCAAGGGCTACAGCCATTTGCCTCTGGTTGTGGGGCCGGGGGCGGCCAAACACGCCACGGAGATGCTTGGGATTTTGCAGGGAGAACCGGAATTGGCGGCGCAGGTCGAGGCTCTGGTGCGCGTTTCTGAGCGCCGCTGGAACGTGAAACTGGAAAACGGTGTGGAAATACAGCTTCCCGAAACGGATGCCGCGGAAGCCTGGCGCCAGTTGGCACGGGTGGAGCAAGAGCAGGGCCTGTTCAACCGGGATGTCGAGATCGTGGACCTGCGCCTGCCGGACCGATTGATCATTCGCACACTGAGTGGCCAGAGACCGCCTGGACCTCAGCAGGCCAAGGGGACCGATACATGA
- the ftsA gene encoding cell division protein FtsA: MKKGLKRNRHGILAALDVGSSKICCLIARIEEGRGDKPRGLKVIGIGQQVSRGVKAGAVVDMEAAEAAILNAVHAAEQMAGETIEQVVVNLSGGYPASRSIGVEVSIDGHEVGDMDLRRALEQGHQLEGVLGQPEKGRQLIHSIPVGYTIDGSRGIRDPRGMYGERLGVNMHIVTAASGPVRNLATCVQRCHLELGNFVVSPFASGLSSLVEDERELGVTLIDLGAGTTSIAVFLEGNVIHTDVVPVGGQHVTSDIARGLSTSLSHAERLKTLYGHAIATSADEQEMIDVPQVGEEDDNHVQQVQRSLLVGIMQPRLEETFELVRSRLEASGFDKLGGRRVVLTGGAAQLPGMGDLAALILDKQVRVGRPIHLSGLAESTSGPAYTTAAGLLNYALEAEMAPRPDIKPQSPEANGLIGRVGNWLKEHF, translated from the coding sequence ATGAAGAAGGGGCTGAAGCGCAATCGGCACGGCATCCTGGCTGCCCTGGATGTGGGCAGCAGCAAGATCTGTTGTCTGATCGCCCGGATCGAGGAGGGGCGTGGCGACAAGCCGCGTGGGCTCAAGGTCATCGGGATCGGGCAGCAGGTCAGTCGTGGGGTGAAGGCCGGTGCCGTCGTGGACATGGAAGCGGCCGAGGCTGCAATCCTGAATGCCGTCCATGCAGCCGAACAGATGGCGGGGGAGACCATCGAGCAGGTGGTGGTCAACCTCTCCGGTGGGTACCCGGCCTCGCGCTCCATCGGTGTCGAGGTCTCTATCGACGGCCACGAAGTCGGTGACATGGACTTGCGCCGTGCCCTGGAGCAGGGACACCAGCTGGAGGGTGTACTGGGACAACCCGAAAAGGGCCGCCAGCTCATCCATTCCATTCCCGTGGGCTACACCATCGATGGCAGCCGCGGAATCCGTGACCCGCGCGGCATGTACGGCGAGCGGCTGGGCGTGAACATGCACATCGTCACGGCGGCCAGCGGCCCGGTGCGCAACCTGGCCACCTGCGTTCAGCGCTGTCACCTGGAGCTCGGCAACTTCGTCGTCTCACCCTTTGCATCCGGGCTTTCCAGCCTGGTCGAGGACGAGCGAGAGCTGGGCGTGACCCTGATCGACCTGGGGGCCGGCACAACCTCCATCGCTGTTTTCCTTGAGGGCAACGTCATTCACACGGATGTCGTCCCCGTCGGCGGCCAGCACGTGACCAGCGATATCGCACGCGGCCTGTCCACCAGCCTCAGCCATGCCGAGCGTCTGAAGACGCTGTACGGGCATGCCATCGCCACCTCCGCCGACGAGCAGGAGATGATCGATGTGCCGCAGGTGGGCGAGGAAGACGACAATCATGTGCAACAGGTGCAGCGCTCGTTGCTGGTCGGAATCATGCAGCCGCGCCTTGAAGAAACCTTCGAACTTGTGCGCTCACGGCTGGAGGCCAGCGGGTTTGACAAACTGGGTGGCCGCCGCGTGGTGCTGACAGGTGGTGCCGCGCAGCTGCCCGGCATGGGTGACCTGGCGGCGCTGATCCTGGACAAGCAGGTGCGCGTTGGCCGCCCCATCCATCTGAGCGGCCTTGCGGAATCCACAAGCGGCCCAGCCTACACGACGGCTGCGGGCCTGCTGAACTATGCGCTGGAAGCCGAAATGGCGCCGCGCCCCGATATCAAACCCCAGTCCCCCGAGGCAAACGGCCTGATCGGCCGGGTCGGGAACTGGCTGAAGGAGCACTTCTGA